A part of Neovison vison isolate M4711 chromosome 6, ASM_NN_V1, whole genome shotgun sequence genomic DNA contains:
- the LOC122910005 gene encoding keratin-associated protein 13-1-like, producing the protein MSYSCYSGNFSSHSLGGYLSYPSSCGSSCPNNLVYLTDLCSLSTCQLGPSLSSGCQETYCDPTSFQMSYMVSSPFQTISYHPRTSIPCDPCQSAYPGSPGCGSSRSYCLGYGPRSSYSLGCGSHGFRSLGYGVYGFPFLGYESRFCSPTYLAFRNCQTSCCQLICRSGFSHQSTC; encoded by the coding sequence ATGTCCTACAGCTGCTACTCTGGAaacttctcctcccactcccttgGGGGTTACCTGAGCTACCCAAGCTCCTGTGGCTCTTCCTGTCCCAACAACCTTGTCTACCTCACTGACCTCTGCTCTCTTAGCACCTGCCAGCTGGGCCCCTCCCTGTCCAGTGGCTGTCAGGAGACCTACTGTGATCCTACCAGTTTCCAGATGTCCTACATGGTGTCCAGCCCCTTCCAGACAATTTCCTACCACCCGAGGACCTCAATACCCTGTGATCCTTGCCAGTCAGCTTACCCTGGGTCTCCAGGCTGTGGATCCAGCAGAAGTTACTGCCTGGGCTATGGACCTAGAAGCTCCTACTCCCTGGGTTGTGGATCACATGGTTTCAGATCCCTGGGTTATGGAGTCTATGGCTTCCCTTTCCTGGGCTACGAATCCAGATTCTGCAGCCCAACCTACTTGGCTTTTAGGAACTGCCAAACTTCTTGTTGCCAACTAATCTGCAGATCTGGCTTCTCCCACCAATCAACTTGTTAA